ACGCCATTCGTTGGGGCTGCCATACAGAGAAGGACGACGCTGCCTCATGACAGACGCACGAACAGATATTGAGTCTGATACGCTCCTCGACGACGTTGACCACCACTTTCGCGTCCGGGCTGGGCCGGGTCCCGGCCATCTACATCATCGACGAAAGCTCGCCCAACGCCTTCGCCGTCGGCTGCAAGCCGGAGCGGGCGGCGGTGGCGGTGACGTCGGCGCTGCGATCGTGGGACACGCTGATGTGAACATGGTTTCGTTTACCGGTGGGGGTGTCGCCGGTCGCGCAATCGCAGAGGCCTGCTCCAGACGGCTGGCACCCGTGGTGCTGGAACT
This window of the candidate division KSB1 bacterium genome carries:
- a CDS encoding aldehyde dehydrogenase family protein, with the protein product MDHIQDPRTYRERHSLGLPYREGRRCLMTDARTDIESDTLLDDVDHHFRVRAGPGPGHLHHRRKLAQRLRRRLQAGAGGGGGDVGAAIVGHADVNMVSFTGGGVAGRAIAEACSRRLAPVVLELGGKSANIVFGDADIDRAVAGAMFAIFHSGGQSCIAGSR